One genomic region from Pyxicephalus adspersus chromosome 1, UCB_Pads_2.0, whole genome shotgun sequence encodes:
- the AQP11 gene encoding aquaporin-11 codes for MGIMETLLGSVEMFGCIVLMCELFRWISRKTMPAGLGLDLAMEVVSTLQLCCCTREMALLGTKAGLPLWMSLTLTYLLTVLHCLTSRNATCNPCGSLDQWLRGLVHAPVRVLAQFVGAGLSRILVPHLWSLGLSPLHKLGGNCESPLHITPLSGASVEMACALSLFLILHYLPQVSAPLRPHVVAATITAIVYAGAPLTGAVFNPTLAFAVVFLCHGNTYPQYIFVYWIGPLVGTVISFLLLEYFLPKFKLTKGSQERVKKD; via the exons ATGGGCATCATGGAGACACTTCTCGGCTCTGTAGAAATGTTTGGCTGCATAGTTCTTATGTGTGAGTTGTTCCGATGGATATCCCGGAAGACGATGCCCGCAGGTCTGGGCCTGGATCTGGCGATGGAAGTGGTGTCCACTCTGCAGCTGTGTTGCTGTACCAGGGAGATGGCACTGCTGGGCACTAAGGCTGGTTTGCCACTCTGGATGTCTCTAACACTCACCTACCTATTGACTGTACTGCATTGCCTGACCTCCCGGAATGCCACCTGTAACCCTTGTGGCAGTTTGGATCAGTGGTTGCGGGGACTGGTGCATGCCCCTGTCCGGGTGTTGGCACAGTTTGTGGGTGCTGGGTTGTCCCGGATTTTGGTGCCTCATCTCTGGTCACTTGGATTGTCACCACTGCATAAGCTGGGGGGTAACTGTGAGAGCCCCCTGCATATAACGCCCCTGTCTGGGGCTTCGGTGGAGATGGCCTGTGCCCTGAGTTTGTTCCTCATTCTACATTACTTACCCCAGGTCAGTGCCCCTCTCCGACCACATGTAGTGGCAGCGACCATCACTGCCATCGTCTATGCAG GCGCACCCCTGACAGGAGCCGTCTTTAACCCCACGTTGGCGTTCGCAGTTGTGTTCTTGTGCCATGGTAACACCTACCCGCAGTATATCTTTGTCTACTGGATCGGACCTCTAGTCG GGACGGTGATCTCCTTCTTGCTCCTAGAGTACTTTCTACCAAAATTCAAGCTGACTAAAGGGTCTCAAGAACGAGTGAAGAAGGACTAA